In Streptomyces durocortorensis, a genomic segment contains:
- a CDS encoding MarR family winged helix-turn-helix transcriptional regulator, protein MTNRTDTVTLEVVELIGTVVARYHEEYDRAAAEHALTGAQARVLGLLSLEPLPMRKIALKLKCEPSNVTGIIDRLETRGLVERRPDPADRRVKLAAATDQGRRTARELRDALDFAREPLAGLSGTERTVLRDLLRRMLGEEPGPGA, encoded by the coding sequence ATGACCAACCGCACAGACACCGTGACCCTTGAGGTCGTCGAGCTCATCGGCACCGTCGTGGCGCGCTACCACGAGGAGTACGACCGGGCCGCCGCCGAGCACGCCCTCACGGGGGCGCAGGCACGGGTGCTCGGGCTGCTCTCCCTGGAGCCCCTGCCGATGCGGAAGATCGCCCTCAAGCTGAAGTGCGAGCCGTCGAACGTGACCGGGATCATCGACCGGCTGGAGACCCGGGGACTGGTCGAGCGCAGGCCCGATCCGGCCGACCGGCGGGTGAAGCTGGCCGCCGCGACGGATCAGGGCAGGCGTACGGCCCGGGAGCTGCGGGACGCGCTGGACTTCGCCCGGGAGCCGCTGGCCGGGCTCTCCGGCACCGAGCGCACGGTGCTGCGGGACCTGCTGCGCCGGATGCTGGGCGAGGAGCCGGGCCCCGGCGCCTGA
- a CDS encoding SCO2400 family protein yields the protein MDYCHPCRRHLNGALACAGCGTPAEALGPYAVPGPTAYVPDETAAPSSAPVGRRRRTRTRGREHERGHEPEPERGRESVRDTAATAWHPSDEAGHAEVAHRPADPVRGRRREERRGQRRAGSGRGGRGSHRRRGRAVLLAALGLLLAAGVLSLAELAREPGRDNTAADYVREAPGGPTEPVPEPPATEEPRDPGPVGTPTGATENPAADASPTGASGGAPAKPPIPEASRTTPPAASPDPEDPEESGAPEPSDSPPADSPAPGDPEQPTTAPAPPPAEPTPAPTPSPTCTRFLWWCV from the coding sequence ATGGATTACTGCCACCCGTGCCGACGGCATCTCAACGGAGCCCTGGCCTGCGCCGGGTGCGGGACTCCCGCCGAGGCGCTGGGCCCCTACGCCGTGCCCGGGCCCACCGCGTACGTACCGGACGAAACGGCTGCGCCGTCGTCCGCGCCCGTCGGCCGCCGCAGACGCACCCGCACGCGCGGACGCGAGCACGAGCGCGGACACGAGCCCGAGCCCGAGCGCGGACGCGAGTCCGTGCGCGATACGGCCGCCACCGCGTGGCACCCGTCCGACGAGGCCGGTCATGCCGAGGTCGCTCACCGCCCTGCCGACCCCGTACGCGGACGGCGCCGCGAGGAGCGGCGCGGGCAGCGCCGCGCCGGGTCCGGTCGGGGGGGCCGGGGCAGCCACCGCCGACGCGGCCGGGCCGTGCTGCTCGCGGCCCTCGGGCTGCTGCTCGCGGCGGGCGTGCTGAGCCTGGCCGAACTGGCCCGGGAGCCCGGGCGCGACAACACCGCCGCCGACTACGTACGCGAGGCGCCGGGCGGTCCCACCGAGCCGGTGCCCGAGCCCCCGGCCACCGAAGAGCCCCGGGACCCGGGCCCGGTCGGCACCCCCACGGGGGCGACCGAGAATCCCGCTGCGGACGCCTCGCCGACGGGCGCCTCCGGTGGCGCCCCCGCGAAGCCGCCGATCCCCGAAGCGTCCCGGACGACTCCGCCCGCCGCCTCCCCGGACCCCGAGGACCCCGAGGAGTCCGGTGCGCCCGAGCCGTCCGACAGCCCGCCCGCCGACTCGCCCGCCCCCGGCGACCCGGAGCAGCCGACGACGGCCCCCGCGCCCCCGCCGGCTGAGCCGACGCCCGCCCCCACGCCGTCCCCGACCTGCACCCGGTTCCTCTGGTGGTGCGTGTAG